The genomic segment TTTTTTGAGATGCTTCTTTTAATTTATTTTCCACCTCATTGGCAAGCTGCATGTAACCTATATGGGAATTATGGGATATGGGAACCTTTATTTTTATATTTTCAAGCCTTTCCTTTAGAAAGTTAACGGTAATGGTGACTTCTTCAACATTGTATGGGTAATACTGCTTTTCACTATCATTATACACGATTATTGCTTCACCCTCCTTTTCATCGTCCCATCTTGCTAATCGTCCAAAACGTTGTATTAGGCTTTGTATTGGAGCAGCCTCTGTAATCATTATTTCACTACTTATATCTACGCCTGCTTCCACGACTTGAGTGGCTATTACTAAGTATCCTTGCCTTTTATTTTTCAAAATGTCGTTCAAGATGCTTTCTCTATCTTTTGTTGAGAGTAGTCCATGAAGCATATATGTTTGTGGATGGTTACTAACTAGATTTTTGTATATTTTGATGGCTTTGTCCCTCGTGTTAACAATTATTAATATTCTTCTCTTATCAGTTCTTCCTACGATTTCTTCCACTACTTTTTCAAATGGTTCGCTTTTAATTTTTATTGAAACATTTTTCTCCTTCGCTTTTTCATCAAAATCTTCATCGGTATAGGCTTCGCTGAAATCACATTTTTCACCATAGAGGCATTCTTTATATTCTATTTTCTCACCCACTCTATTTTGTGCTTCAAACAGAATCTTCTTTACTTCATTCAGCATATTCGTAGTGATTGTTGCTGAAGCAAGAATAACTGTAGATAGTGAGGATAAAAGGTAGAATAGTGAATTATAGAAGAGAGTTTTAAGCCCATTTTCCACTATCATGAGGTGTGGTTCGTCAATGAATATTAATGAGTCAGCTATATTACCTCTTGATATTTGGTAATGCCCCCTAGTTAGAAGTTCATTATTAGCAAATCCCTTTAACATCGAGCCAAGTTCTGGTGGTGGTAATTTGTGTATGTGAAGTCCAAGAGTATCTATAGTGGTTATTATTATGGGCTTGTTGAAGAATGGTGATTCATGTCTTTCCATGTATTGCCTTGCTATACTATCTTTGTTACATGAACTTTTTTCCAAGAGTTTCTTGTATAAATCTTCATTTAAAGTTCTTAATGGTGAGACGTATATTGCTCTTTCTAATTCCTTACCTACTTTATTTG from the Candidatus Methanomethylicota archaeon genome contains:
- the cas3 gene encoding CRISPR-associated helicase Cas3'; this translates as MRFLIKEFLNNFDPGKPSLTVLKLPTGYGKTELFIELANKVGKELERAIYVSPLRTLNEDLYKKLLEKSSCNKDSIARQYMERHESPFFNKPIIITTIDTLGLHIHKLPPPELGSMLKGFANNELLTRGHYQISRGNIADSLIFIDEPHLMIVENGLKTLFYNSLFYLLSSLSTVILASATITTNMLNEVKKILFEAQNRVGEKIEYKECLYGEKCDFSEAYTDEDFDEKAKEKNVSIKIKSEPFEKVVEEIVGRTDKRRILIIVNTRDKAIKIYKNLVSNHPQTYMLHGLLSTKDRESILNDILKNKRQGYLVIATQVVEAGVDISSEIMITEAAPIQSLIQRFGRLARWDDEKEGEAIIVYNDSEKQYYPYNVEEVTITVNFLKERLENIKIKVPISHNSHIGYMQLANEVENKLKEASQKRGDRIFPEAKILAVSPIEQEINVAKLLTGNLGRNILGIKAVIMDRWNEFIHIPLYLIEKIKQAELLDEIVQINTSDGQKTGEEKSSLLSKLIEKVEMVEKSHDENRKSRCLLELNMFIIKNGIDCIVISEKLYNKLAYEGGLE